The Rhopalosiphum maidis isolate BTI-1 chromosome 1, ASM367621v3, whole genome shotgun sequence genome has a segment encoding these proteins:
- the LOC113549392 gene encoding uncharacterized protein LOC113549392: MLRNIFGKMEKILKPLGCEVRGIDLKTENRPEIIKQIQEDVTKHRILIFKDQGIISGDRHVEISRWFGELESTFYKHRKSPHPDVFRVSNDKNEGCTGVGRSGWHIDGTFQPAPFSYSLYHMESVPKEGHTLFIPLTELIQSLDKDTYDTWNRAWMVSDRRSSPIHPLIYSHPRTGKPVLCFHLGMTTEFIWNYKLPSESIASHEEYEELLDSINSKINQDHGKYIYVHKWEPGDFIISDNLAVGHFAHSSTQAPRSEVGLRVLHRTTIKGTHPPKK; the protein is encoded by the exons atgttaagaaatatttttggtaagaTGGAAAAAATTTTGAAGCCATTAGGATGCGAAGTTCGTGGAATTgacttaaaaactgaaaatagaCCTGAAA ttattaaacAGATACAAGAAGATGTCACAAaacatagaatattaatatttaaagatcaAGGTATCATAAGTGGTGATAGGCATGTTGAAATTAGTCGTTGGTTTGGAGAATTAGAATCTACATTCTACAAACATCGGAAATCACCTCATCCTGATGTGTTTCGAGTatctaatgataaaaatgaagGATGCACTG gtGTAGGACGATCAGGTTGGCACATTGATGGGACATTTCAACCAGCACCATTTAGTTATTCTTTATATCACATGGAGTCTGTACCTAAAGAAGGACATACGTTATTTATTCCACTCACAGAACTAATTCAAAGTTTGGATAAAGATACTTATGACACTTGGAATCGAGCTTGGATGGTTAGTGATAGAAGATCATCACCCATCCATCCACTGATATATAGTCATCCTCGAACAGGCAAACCA gtattatgttttcatttgGGAATGACTACTGAATTTATTTGGAATTATAAACTTCCCTCAGAATCAATTGCTAGTCATGAAGAGTACGAAGAACTTTTAGATTCAATAAACAGTAAAATCAATCAAGATCATGgaaagtatatatatgtacacaag TGGGAACCAggggattttattatatctgatAACTTAGCTGTTGGACATTTTGCTCACTCAAGTACACAGGCACCCAGAAGTGAAGTTGGTCTCAGAGTTCTACATAGAACTACTATTAAAGGAACACATCCaccaaagaaataa